AGGCTTTACAAGACACGGCACGAAGATTAGCGGTATGTTTGTAAAACAATATGGCAGCCGTGTCGCGCGGCAATACGAGAAATTAAGGACGGACCCCGATGACTACTCCTTCGCCTACCCCAGGTCGCCCGAGCCCCGCCGCAATGCCGGGCAAAACACCAAAGCCTGGGCCGCGTCCAGGTCAGGAATCACAACGTCCGACTCCATCGCCGGTGCCAGTTCAAGCACCACCCAAGACCGACCCATCCAAGTTTGGACGCATTGACGACGACGGTACTGTCTACGTCACCCAAAACGGCACCGAGCGCACCATCGGCTCATGGCAGGCTGGCACTCCCGAGGAAGGCTTAGCTCACTACGGGCAACGTTTTGACGATCTTGCCACCGAAGTCGAGCTGCTCGAAGCTCGTCTCACCGCACACCCTGACGATGCAGCCTCGATCCGCGATTCTGCGCAGCAAATCCGGGAAACTTTGCCAGAAGCCACCGTCATCGGAGACCTCGACGGCTTGGATAAGCGCCTTGCAACAATTATCGACGAGTCCGACGAGGCCGGCGAGAAGGCGAAGGAAGCCAAGGCCGAACGACGTGCAGCTGCGATTGCCCGCAAGGAAGAACTCGCAACCGAGGCAGAGGACATCGCCGAAAACTCCACCGAATGGAAGACCGCTGGCGACCGAATCCGCGCGATCCTGGACGAGTGGAAGACAATCCGCGGCATCGATCGCAAGACCGACGACCAGTTGTGGAAGCGCTATTCCCGCGCGCGAGACGCATTCAATCGTCGCCGTGGCTCTCACTTTGCTGAACTCGATCGAACCCGGGCATCGGCGAAGAAGAAGAAGGAAGAGCTTGTCGAGCGCGCA
The Corynebacterium breve genome window above contains:
- a CDS encoding DUF349 domain-containing protein; this translates as MTTPSPTPGRPSPAAMPGKTPKPGPRPGQESQRPTPSPVPVQAPPKTDPSKFGRIDDDGTVYVTQNGTERTIGSWQAGTPEEGLAHYGQRFDDLATEVELLEARLTAHPDDAASIRDSAQQIRETLPEATVIGDLDGLDKRLATIIDESDEAGEKAKEAKAERRAAAIARKEELATEAEDIAENSTEWKTAGDRIRAILDEWKTIRGIDRKTDDQLWKRYSRARDAFNRRRGSHFAELDRTRASAKKKKEELVERAVALQDSTDWNETARAYRDLMTEWKAAGRAPRGDDDKLWTQFRAAQDHFFNARNAVNDERDREFEDNAKAKDALLAEYDEQIDPSKGLQQAKNKLRELQEKWEEIGFVPRGKVREYEDKIAAVEKRIADEEESRWRRTDPEAQARVDQFQNKADDLTAQAEKAAAAGKEKKAAELREQAKQWQEFADVAAKAVNEQ